DNA from Mesorhizobium sp. DCY119:
ACGGCATGCGACCCGCCGCATTTGCTGAGTTTCACCTGGCCGAGCAGCGGCGGGGACAAGTCGGAAGTGACTTTCGAATTGTCGCCGCAGGGAGACGACGTTCTTATGGTGTTGACCCATCGCAGGCTTGCCGATCGCCCGGAAATGACCAGCGTCGCCAGCGGCTGGCACACCCATCTCGGTATCCTCGAGGATCAGCTGGCAGGGCGAAAGCCGCGTGGTTTCTGGTCGACCTACATGGAGCTTGAAAAGGAGTATGAGAAGCTTTTGCCTATGTAATGCCACCAGCGCTTCCGGTTGGCTGTTGACGCCCTGAAGCAGCTTGCATCCCTTGCCACAAACGCGTACTGAGAATAAAAATATTCACTGCGAGTGAAATCTCAGCGCAAGGAGAGGCGGGCTTGGCAAAGAAGGCTTCACAGGCAACCACGCAGTCCGGGAAACCAGCTGCGGGCGTTTCGGTACGGCCATTGAAGGTGGTCGAAGGCGACCTTCACAACACAGCATTGAAGCAGAACCCGCATGCGGTGCGCGATACGCGCGAAAACGTGCTGGAAGTGGCGATCGGCCGCGAGGTTCGCGCCTTCCGCAAGAAGCTCGGCATCACGGTTGCCGACCTTGCGGCGGCGACCAATATCTCGCTCGGTATGCTCTCCAAGATCGAGAACGGCAACACCTCGCCATCGCTGACGACGCTGCAATCCCTGTCGCGGGCGCTCGGCGTGCCGGTGACGGCGTTCCTGCGCCGCTTCGAGGAAGAGCGCAATGCGGTCTTCGTCAAGGCCGGCGAGGGCGTCGATGTCGAACGCCGCGGTACGCGCGCCGGGCATCAGTATACGCTGCTCGGCCATGTCGGCTCGAACACCAGCGGTGTCGTGGTCGAGCCCTATCTCATCACGCTCAGCGAGGATTCGGACGTGTTTCCGACCTTCCAGCATGACGGCATGGAGTTCCTCTACATGCTGGAGGGTGAGGTGGTGTACCGCCACGGCGACAACCTCTACCGGATGATGCCGGGCGACAGCCTGTTCTTCGACGCCGATGCGCCGCATGGGCCCGAAGAACTGACCAAGCTGCCGATGCGCTATCTCTCGATCATCTCCTATCCGCAGGGCAGCGGCGGGGACTGATCAATCCGGCCCAAAGCCCGGCGAGGTCGGTGCGCCGTCGTCATATTTCGACAGCCATTCGATGACCGTCGGACGGTAGCGCGACAGGCCCTTGTAGTCGGCAAGTTCGGTCGGCAGGTCGCGCAGGACGCGGTGGAAGCGGCGCGCCCATTTCGGCGAGGTCACCAGCTCGTCCATCTTGATCAGGTAGCAGCGGATCGGGAAGACCAGCGCATTGGAGCGCGGCAGGCGCCAGAAGCTTTGCAGCTCGACGCGCAGATGGACCTTCTGGCCGACATTCTCCGGCGTCACCGTCGCCCGGTCGGTGCCCCATTTGTGATAATTCTCAGGGCTTGTGTCGAGGCGCGGATTGATGGTCATCGTCCAGTTCAGGCGACGCGCCGGCGCGCCCTGCTGGATGTTTGCGAGGAACTTCAGAGCGCGGGTGAAGATGCCCTTTTCATGGGCCAGCGGCACCGGGGCGTGCCATTCGAAGAAGTTCATGCCGATGTCGAAATCGAGCGACCAGTCGGCCTGGGTGGTGACGATGCCGGCATCCATCCAGAGATTGCTGTCGCGCTGGTCGAGGATGCAGAAATCGCCCTGGCTCTGACGGGTGATGTATTCCATCGGTCCATAGGGCAGGGTCGAGACGTCGCCGAAGGTGAAATGGTCGTCGATGCCGAGCGGCCGGTTGATCCAGTGCCATTTGTCGCCGTCGCGGGTCAGCGTGAAATGCTCGGGATAGCTCTCGGCCTTTGAAGTCATCAAGAGTTCGAGCAGGTCCCAGCCGGCGAGTGTCATATGCGGCAGCGACTGGCAGCGCAGCGGGTCTTCCGCCAACACCAGCGCCCGGTCGTGCATCTCCGAGACATAGTGCTCGTCGACGTCGATGCCGTGCTCCAGCACGCTGCCTTTCGGCCCTGGCACATGCGGCTCGATGTTGACCGCATACATGTAGGCGTCTTCATGGAAGGGGAACGGAAACCGCCTGATATGCTCGGGACTGTTCCTGAAGGTGAAATCGTCGCGAAACGTTTCCTTCCTGAAATTGATTCCCATTTTTCTTTCCCCTTTGAGCTAGCGTTCAAGAACGAGGGATTTTCCTTCGAACCGCGAAACGCATGGCATGATCTTGCAGCCGGAGCGGTGTTCTTCTTCCGACAGCCAGTGGTCGTTGTGCAGGAACTTGCCGTCATAGGAGACGACATTGGTTTCGCACTGGCCGCAGACGCCGCCGCGGCAGAGATAGGGCGGATCGACGCCTGCCGCTTCGATGGCTTCGAGCAGGCTTTGCTGCTCGCCGACGCGGATCTGCTTGCCGCTGACGGCCAGCTTCACATCGAATGGCTTGCCCGGTTGGGGTGCTGCGAAATGCTCGTAGTGCACCGTCTCGCTCGGCCAGCCGGCCTCAGCTGCTGTCCGGCGCACCCAGTCGATCATGCCGGCGGGGCCGCAGATATAGAGATGCGTGCCGAGGGGCTGCGACGACAGGAGTTTTTCCAACGGCAGCTTCTCGTTGCGGTCGTCATGATAGAGATGGATGCGCCTGCCGTAGCGTGCCTGCAGCACGTCGGCATAGGTGCCAAGCGCTTGCGTGCGGCAGGTGTAGTGCAGCTCGAAGTTGCCGCCTTCGCCGGCAAGCTGCGAGGTCTGCGCCATGAAGGGCGTGATGCCGATGCCGCCGGCGATCATCAGGTGCTTCTTGGCCCTTAGGTCGAGCGAGAACAGGTTGACCGGGTTGCTGATGACCATGCGCTGGCCGGGTTTTACCCGGTTGTGCATGAACAGCGAGCCGCCGCGCCCAACATCGTCGCGCCGCACGCTGATCGTGTAGTCGGTCGTGTCGAGCGGCGAACTCATCAGCGAATAGGGGTTGAGGCGGGTGCGGTCGTCGTCGCGCATTTCCACCACCACATGCGCGCCGCCCGAAAAGGTCGGCAGGATGGCGCCGTCGGTGCGCCGGAAATGGAAGCGCTTGACCAAGTCGTTGACGGGGATGACATCGGTGACGGTGACGTCGATCTTGCTTGTTCCGGCGCTCAACGGAAAATCTCCTCTTTTGGAGGGTTCTCGGTCGGGTCCTCCGCATTGATGCACACGCCCTGGAAGGCGGCGATGCGGCGCGAGTAATGATCGCGTACCAGAAGAAGCAGGCCACAATGCGAACAGGTCGCCGGCTGGGTCGTCACGTTCTCGGTGATGCCCTTGCAGTGGACGCATTGCACCCGCCGCGCCAGCGAGCCGCGCTGCTCGGTCTGGATCGACGTGTGGTCGATGCCGGCTTCAAGGGCAACCTGCATGGCCTGGCCGATCAGCCCTTCGGTGCCGGAGAGATAGACGCGCAGGCCCATATGTGCGGTTGCCAGCGTCTGGCGCAGGCGCGGCAGGGCGCTGGCGATCGAGGGGCCTTCATAGAATTGCGCCGGCTGGAGCTGCTTCAACGGCTCGACATATTTCGCGCCGGTGTTGCCGGGAACGAACATGATATGCGCGTTGGTGAAGAAGCCGGCGGGCGCGGTCTTCGTCATGTCGAGGATCGCCGCCGCGCCCTCGGCGTCGGCGATGAAGAGATGATGCTTTCCCTGTTGCGGCGAGAGCGTGCCGTAGACGGGTCGGCTCAATATGGTCTTTGCCGTCATGCCGGCTCAACCCTTTGCGGTGCGCTTCAGCTTCTTGGGATCGTCGAAGGGCAGCGGTTGTGCTGTCGCCTTGATCTTGCCGCTGGCGTTGTGGATTTCAAGCGGCGTGCCGGCCACGGCGCAGTCGACCGGCATGCGGGCGATGCCCATCGATTTCTTGACCAGCGGCGAATACATGGCGCAGGTGACGACGCCGACCTGCTTGCCGTCCTTGAAGATCGGCGCGCCTTCGTCGGCCGGCTCCTTGCCTTCCAGCAGCACGCCGTAAATCTTGAAGCGCTCCTTGCCCTTCAGGCGGTAATGCTCTTCCGCACCGCGAAATCCGGTCTTGCCGGGGCTGACGGTGAAGTCGAGGCCGAGTTCCCATAGCGTGTCGCCGGGGCCTTCGTTTTCGAACGGGTATTTTTGGGAATTGTCGTAGGGATAGAACAGCAGGTAGCTCTCGACGCGCAGCATGTCGAGCGTGGTGAAGCGGCAGGGGATGATGCCCATGTCCTTGCCTTCGGCGAGGATCGTGTCCCAGATCGTGCCGGCATCCTGGCCGCGGCAGAAGATTTCATAGCCGCGCTCGCCGGTGTAGCCGGTGCGCGAGATCATTACCGGGAAGCCGAACAGGCGCGTCTGCATGTGATGGAAGTAGTTCAGGTCGCGAATGCCCGGCACGTGCTTGGCGAGAAAGTCGACGGCGAGCGGACCCTGCAGCGACAGATCGTGCAGATTGTCGTCGAAGCGCAGCGACACGTCGCGCCCCATGGCGGCGCGCTGCAATTCCTCATGGCCGGTGCCCGAACCGTGCACGACCATCCATGAGTTCGGACCCATGCGGTAGAGGATGCAGTCGTCGGTGAATTTTCCGGCCTCGTTGAGCATGCAGGCGTAGACTGACTTGCCGGGATAGACCTTCTCGACATCGCGCGTGGTGGCAAGATCGAGCAGGTGGGAGGCGTGGGGGCCGTTGACGTGGACCTTCTTCAGGCCCGAGACATCCATTAGCCCGGCCTTGGTGCGGATCGCGACATATTCCTCGTCGGCGTCCTTGTCATAGGTCCAGGCGGTGCCCATGCCGCTCCAGTCTTCGAGCTTGGAACCGAGGGCGCGATGGCGATCCGCAAGTGTCGAGAATCTCCACGAAGCAGTCATCTGATACATCTCCCATTTGCACTTTGCTTGATTTCGCCCCCGCGCGAAATGCTGCAACTTTGATTGCCGGCCATAGTGCCTCAAAATTCCAGACACGCAACACTGTAGTGCAAAAAATTTCATTATCAGGCAAAATCAGGGATTGCCGCCGCCAAGCCCTCGATCGTGGGCTTTTGGCAGAAAACGGAGCTGAATTCGCGCCGCGCCGCCTGGCGACATTCCGGTGCGTTACGGTTTACGCCGCGTAAATACGCCTTGACATCGAGTTTCTGCGGGTATTTTCTTCGCAAACAAAAATGTTGCCTGGCAGTATAATTCCTACGGGGAAAGCGGCGCTTAGCCAGGCCAATGAAAGCGCTGCCGAAAGGGAGAGAAATGTCGGACCTCAATCAGCGGATTGAGGCCATGTACCGCTCTGACGTGCGCGGTGCGTGGCTTCTCGTAGTACTTCTCTGGATAACCCTGCTCTTCGTCCTGTTCATGACCTGGCCCTACATTCCCAATAGCGGGATCAGGGTGGCGGTGGTCGTCGCGGCTGCCGCGGTGCTGATTTTCAACACCGCCGCGATCCGGGCGATGGTCAAGCACTACGCCGAAGACAAGCACTTCATCTACGGGCTGGATATCCAGCATCTGGACGCGGCGAAGCGGGAGAAGAATCTCTGACGCACCGGCAGGTTTTGGGAGGACAATAATGCCGAAATACATACCACCGGAACAACCCAAGGCGATGCAGGTTTTCGACATCGTCTTCATCGTCGTCGCCATTTTCGTGGCGCTGTGGCTGCCGTTGAAGCTTGGCCTTGCTGGCGTCTCCAAGGCCATCGACAAGATCGATAACCCGACCTGGGAAAGCCTCGGCCAGAACCCGACGATGGTCGGCTTCTGGGAGAAGCTCGGCTACAACCCGGCGACCGCTCACGACATCATCCAGAACAAGTTCCACTACACCTGGGACATCACCACGCTGCTCGTCATGGTCGTCGTGGTCGTCGGCTATTTCATCTTTCTCTTCCGCGCCTCCGACAAGGAATACCGCGAAGTGATCGACGAAAAGTTCGGCGACAAGAAATAGGAGCGAAACGATGTGGTTCACACTTTCCTATGTCGCCTGGGCGCTTTCGGCGGTTCTCGCCGCCTGGATGCTCTTCGACTGGTTCAAGACCGACACGACCTATTCGGAAGACGTGCTGACCTCCTCGCGTGAAGGCGAGATCGAGGCAGCCACCGAAAAACACAAGCTCTGAGGGCGTTCGATGACTGACGCTGCAATTACAACTTCACCGTCGACGGTGGTGCCCGGCCAGCGGGTTTCGCTGCTGCGCGTGCTCGGCCCGGCCCATGTCTGGGCACTTGGCGTCGGCATCGTGCTGGTCGGCGAATATACCGGCTGGAACTTTGCCGTCGACAAGGGCGGCTCGCTTGCCGCGCTGATCGTCTGCTGGTTCATTGGGCTGCTCTACACCTCGGTCGCCATGATCGATTCCGAAGTGACGTCCACGGTCGCCGCCGCCGGCGGCCAATATGCGCAGGCCAAGCACATTGTCGGCCCGCTCATGGCCTTCAACGTCGCTCTCTATCTCGTCTTTGCCTACACGATGCTGGAAGTGTCCGATTCCATTCTGGTCGGCGACCTGATCGTCACCGTGGCAGGAACGGAAGGGCTGGAACGGCACGCCTTCGTCGTTCTCACAATCGTCCTGCTTGCCTGGCTCAACTATCGCGGCGTGTTGATGACGCTCAACGTCAACTTCGTCATCACCGCGATCGCTTACGTTGCCATTATCGTCCTGTTCTTCTCGGTCCAGCCGTGGAGCCAGGGCACGGTGCTGAAGCTCGGCGAACTCATCACGCCGGAAAACGCGCTGCCCTATGGCTGGATCGGCGTGCTCGCGGCATTCCATTTCGGCATCTGGTTCTATCTCGGCATCGAGGGCACGACGCAGGCCGCCGAAGAAGTGCGCTCGCCGGCGCGGTCGCTCCCTTATGGCACGATGGCCGGCATGATCACGCTGCTGATCGGCGCGGCGATGACATGGTATGTCTGCGCTTCGCTGCTGCCGTGGGAGTATCTCGGCTTCACCTTCTTCCCGCTGTTCGACGCGGCAAGGGCAACGGGTTCGGGCTTCCTCGAGACGCTGCTGTTCTGGGGTACGGTGCTGGCGGCGGTGGCTTCCGCGAATGGCTGCATCAACGATGCGGCGCGCGCCTGGTTCTCGCTCGGACGTGATCGGTATCTGCCGACATGGTTCTCTGCGGTGCATCCGAAATATCGCACGCCCTACCGGTCGATCTTGTTCCTGCTGCCGATCGCACTGGCCTTCGCCTTCATCGCCGACTTGAACCAGGCGATCACCTTCTCGATCCTGTCGGGCCTGCTCGGCTACACCTTCATGTCGATCAACATCATGATGTTCCGCAGGAAGTGGCCGCTGGGCTCGATCCGCAGAGGCTATACGCATCCGTTCCACCCGATGCCGGCGATCGCGCTTCTGTCGATCTGCGTCATCACCTATTTCGCGGTGTTCCTCGGCTACGGTTCGCAGCTCATCGCCATGACGCTGTTCTACATCGTCGTGTCGGTCTGGTTCCACTTCTACCGCTACAAATATGTCCGGCGCGGCGACCAGTTCACCATGCCGTGGCCGAAGCCCGTCGGCTACTGACGACCTGAAACCGGCGGCCCGCGCGACAGGTGCGGACCGCCGAAACATCTTAAGGCAAGCGGAGCGATCATGGTGAAAACCGCACTCGGCATCCTGCTGTTCGCTCTGGTGGCGTGGCATCTCATCCGCATGTTCCAGCGCAGCCGCGAGACGACCGCTGAGCGGCAAGGGCTCCTGTTCAGTACGGTGAAAGAGCTGCTTGAAAACCCGGTCGTGCGTGAACTTCAGGCACCAGACCATCCCGTTTTGGAAGGGCAGTTTCGCGGCCTGCCGGTGCAGCTTCGCCCGGTGGTGGACACGCTCGCTGTGCGCAAGCTGCCGAGCCTGTGGCTTCAGGTGACGATACCGATCGCAACGAGCGTTGGCGGCACATTCGATTTCATGATGCGGCCTGCCGGGCCGACGAGCTTTTCGAACTTCGACCACCTGCCGCATATCGTGACATCACCAGTTGGATGGCCGGACGATGGCCTTCTGCGCAGCGACGATCCTCATAATATGCCGACGCCGAGCGCGGTCGCGCCGGCTTTGCCGCTGTTTGCCAATCCGCGCATGAAGGAATTCCTGGTCTCGCCCAAGGGCGTGCGCATGGTGATCCAGATCGCGGAAGCGAACCGCGCGCAATATGGCGTGTTCCGGCAGGCGGACTTCGGCGACATAGTCATCAATCCTGACCTTATCGAAGCGGTGCTTACCCGGATGGTGGCGGTGGTCTACAATCTGCGCCAACCGATGGAGGTGGCAGCGTGACGATGGTTGCCGACGCGAAAGAGCCGTTCAAGCCGCTGGCGATCCTCGTGGCGGCAATCCTGCTGCCGGGTTCCGGGCATCTTCTGCTCGGCTATGCACAACGCGCGCTGATGTTCCTGTTCTTCATGGCGGTATTCGGCTGGGTTGGTATCAGGCTGCTACCAGATGCCTCGTTTTTCGCGCGCCATTCCGGAGCCATTCTGATCTATGGTTTCTGCGTGCTCGATGCCTATAAGATCGCGCGGATCCAGCACGAGAAATGGCGCTTTGCGCGAAGGCAGGAAAACACGCCGCCAGCGGCGTGATGCCACGACATACAGAGGGCACGCCGGGGACGGCGCCGGGCTGTTTCAAGTTGCGCCCTTTCTTTTCTCACATGAAAAAAACATTCATATGGGTTGAACTCAATTTTCAAAACTGCTAGCCATTGAAGTCAGAAAACTCGCAAGGAGGTTCAGGCCGATGTGTGGCATTGTTGGACTGTTTCTTAAGGATAAATCGCTGGAGCCTCAGTTGGGCGCCATGCTGTCGGAAATGCTGGTTCTGTTGACCGACCGCGGACCCGACAGTGCCGGCATCGCAATCTACGGAGCGTCGCAAAAAGATCACGGCAAGCTGACGATCCAGTCGCAGCAGCCAGCGCGCGATTTCGCCGGGCTGGAAGCCGATCTCGGCAAGAAGATCGGCGCTTCGGTGACGATGCTGGTGAAATCCACCCACGCCGTTCTCGACGTGCCGCGCGACAAGCTCGAAGCTGCGCGTGATGCCATTGCCGAACTGCGCCCGGATGCGCGCGTGATGGGCATGGGCGACACGATCGAAATCTACAAGGAAGTCGGCCTGCCCGACAAGGTCGCCGAGCGCTTCGAAGTCTCGAAGATGAGCGGCACGCATGGCATCGGCCACACCCGCATGGCGACCGAATCCGCCGTCACCACCATGGGTGCGCATCCGTTCTCGACCGGGCCGGACCAGTGCCTCGTGCACAACGGTTCGCTTTCCAACCACAACAATGTGCGGCGCGAACTGAAGCGCGAGGGCATGACGTTCGAGACCGAAAACGACACCGAAGTCGCAGCCGCCTACCTGTCGCACAAGATTTCCAACGGGCAGGATCTGGGCCAGGCGCTGGAATCCAGCCTGAGCGATCTCGACGGTTTCTTCACCTTCGTCGTCGGCACCAAGAACGGCTTCGGCGTGGTGCGCGATCCGATCGCCTGCAAGCCGGCTGTTCTGGCCGAGACCGACCAGTATGTCGCCTTCGGTTCCGAATATCGCGCACTGGCCAAGCTGCCCGGCATCGACGGCGCCAAGGTCTGGGAGCCGGAACCCTCCACCGTTTATTTCTGGGAGCACTGAAACCGTGAAACACGATGTCGTCAATGTAGCGGAAAGGAGCTCCGGCATGCAGGTCTTCGACCTTGCAAAGTCAACGCTGCGTGAACTCAACCAGGCGCTTCACAACGTCCAGAACGGCTCCAACGAGACCGCCTGGGAAGTGCTGAACCCGAAGGGCAGCCACGCGGTCGCGGCGGGCGTCGACGCGCCGATCAACGTCGATGTGCGCGGCAGCGTCGGCTACTATTGCGGCGGCATGAACAGCGAAGCCACCATCACGGTGCATGGCTCGGCCGGCCCCGGCGTCGGTGAAAACATGATGTCGGGCTCGATCATCGTGAAGGGCGACGCCAGCCAGTATGCCGGTGCTACCGGCAAAGGCGGCCTGCTGGTGATCGAGGGCAATGCCTCGTCGCGCTGCGGCATCTCGATGAAGGGAATCGACATCGTCGTCCACGGCAATATCGGCCACATGTCCGCCTTCATGGCGCAGTCTGGCCATCTCGTAGTGCTGGGCGATGCAGGCGATGCGCTGGGCGACTCCATCTACGAGGCAAAGCTTTTCGTGCGCGGCAACGTCAAGAGCCTGGGTGCTGACTGCATCAAGAAGGAGATGCGGCCGGAGCATATCGCCAAGCTCAGGGATCTGCTCGAGCGCGCGGGCGTCAAGGACGTCAAGCCGGAAGAGTTCACGCGCTACGGCTCGGCCCGCACGCTCTACAATTTCAACATCGACAATGCCGACGCGTATTGAGGCAAGATCAGAATGACCTATCAGAACCCGCCGACGAAGCCCCGATACTCCGCGACATTCGACGAATATACGCTGTCGGAAATCCGCCGCGCTGCCGCCACCGGCATCTATGACATTCGCGGCGCCGGCGCGAAGCGCAAGCTTCCGCATTTCGACGATCTGCTGTTCCTCGGCGCGTCGATCTCCCGCTATCCACTCGAAGGCTACCGCGAAAAGTGCGACACCAGCGTCGTGCTGGGCGCGCGCCATGCCAAGAAGCCGATCGAGCTGAAAATCCCGATCACCATCGCCGGCATGAGCTTCGGTTCGCTGTCGGGTCCGGCCAAGGAAGCGCTTGGCCGCGGCGCCTCGCTCTCCGGCACCTCGACCACGACCGGCGATGGCGGCATGACCGAGGAAGAGCGCGGCCATTCGCAGACGCTGGTCTATCAGTATCTGCCGTCGCGCTACGGCATGAACCCGCGTGACCTGCGCCGTGCTGACGCGATCGAGATCGTGGTCGGGCAGGGCGCAAAGCCCGGCGGCGGCGGCATGCTGCTCGGCCAGAAGATTTCCGACCGCGTCGCCGAAATGCGCACGCTGCCCAAGGGCATCGACCAGCGCTCGGCCTGCCGTCACCCCGATTGGACCGGCCCGGACGATCTCGAGATCAAGATCCTCGAAATCCGCGAGATCACCGACTGGGAAAAGCCGATCTATGTGAAGGTCGGTGGCGCGCGTCCCTACTACGATACGGCCCTTGCCGTGAAATCGGGTGCGGACGTCGTGGTACTCGACGGCATGCAGGGCGGCACCGCCGCCACGCAGGAAGTGTTCATCGAGAATGTCGGCCAGCCGACGCTTGCCTGCATCCGGCCCGCCGTCCAGGCGCTGCAGGATCTCGGCATGCACCGCAAGGTTCAGCTCATCGTTTCGGGTGGCATTCGCAACGGCGCTGACGTCGCCAAGGCGCTGGCTCTGGGCGCTGACGCGGTGTCGATCGGTACCGCGGCCCTTGTCGCGCTCGGCGACAACGATCCGCGCTGGGAGGCCGAATACCAGAAGCTCGGCACCACGGCGGGTGCGTATGACGACTGGCACGAAGGAAAAGATCCGGCAGGCATTACCACGCAGGACCCGGAGCTGATGAAACGTGTCGATCCTGTCGCCGCGGGAAGGCGATTGGCGAATTATCTGAAAGTGATGACGCTTGAGGCACAGACCATCGCGCGTGCCTGCGGCAAGAATCATCTCCACAATCTCGAGCCGGAGGACCTCTGCGCACTGACTATCGAAGCCGCCGCCATGGCCCAGGTGCCGCTGGCGGGAACCAATTGGATACCGGGAAAGAACGGTTTCTGATCAAAAAAATAAGAAGAGAGAGGAACATGCCATGGGAACGGCATTCGAAAGCAAACGGGGAACTGCTGTGGCAAACGATCTCGCAGAATTCGCAAAGGCGAATAACGTCAAATATTTCATGATCTCCTATACGGACCTGTTTGGCGGCCAACGCGCCAAGCTGGTTCCGGCACAGGCGATCTCGGACATGCAGAAGGAAGGTGCAGGCTTTGCCGGCTTCGCGACCTGGCTCGACCTTACGCCGGCGCATCCCGACATGCTGGCGGTGCCGGACCCGTCTTCGGTCATCCAGCTGCCGTGGAAACGGGACGTGGCGTGGCTCGCCTCCGACTGCGTCATGGAAGGCAAGAGCGTTGCCCAGGCGCCGCGCAACACGCTGAAGCGTCTGGTTGCGGAAGCCGCCGAAGAGGGCATGCGCGTCAAGACCGGCGTGGAACCCGAATTCTTCCTGACGACGCCGGGTGGCGAGAAGATTTCCGACGAATACGATACGGCGACGAAATCCTGCTACGACCAGCAGGCGGTGATGCGGCGCTACGACGTCATTGCCGAGATCTGCGATGCCATGCTGGAACTCGGCTGGCAGCCCTACCAGAACGACCATGAGGATGCGAACGGCCAGTTCGAGATGAACTGGGCCTTCGACGATGTGCTCAACACCGCCGACAAGCATTCCTTCTTCAAGTTCATGACCAAGTCGATCGCCGAGAAGCACGGCCTGCGCGCGACCTTCATGCCCAAGCCGTTCCAGGGCCTGACCGGCAATGGCTGCCATGCCCATATCTCGGTGTGGGACCTTGACGGCAAGAGCAATGCCTTTGCCGACAAGAATGCCGAACTGGGTCTGTCGGCCAAGGGTAGGCACTTCCTCGGCGGCATCATGAAGCATGCCTCGGCCTTGGCCGCGATCACCAATCCGACGGTCAATTCCTACAAGCGCATCAATGCGCCGCGCACCGTTTCGGGTGCCACCTGGGCGCCCAACACGGTGACCTGGACCGGCAACAACCGCACCCACATGGTGCGCGTGCCGGGGCCTGGACGTTTTGAGCTTCGCCTTCCCGACGGTGCCGCCAATCCGTATCTGATGCAGGCTGTCATCATCGCCGCCGGTCTCGACGGCATCCGCACCAAGGCCGATCCGGGCGAGCGCAGCGACATCGACATGTACAAGGACGGCCACACCGTCACCAACGGTCCGAAGCTGCCGCTGAACCTGCTCGATGCCCTGCGCGAATATGACAAGGACAGCGGGCTGAAGTCGGCGATGGGCGAGGAATTCTCCAGTGCATTCCTGAAGCTCAAGCATCAGGAATGGAATGCCTACGCTTCCCACTTCACCCAGTGGGAACGCGAAAACACTCTCGACGTGTAATACGGAAATAGCAGGCCTGCGCGGCGGAAACCCTTGATGAAATATTCGATCTTCTCTCTCGCGCGGGCAGCCCTTTCAGGACACAAGAACTGGCCCCGCACCTGGCGCGATGCCCAGCCGAAAAGCCACTATGACGTGGTCATCATCGGCGGTGGCGGGCATGGTTTGGCGACCGCTTATTTCCTCGCCCACAAATACGGCATCCGCAATGTCGCGGTGCTTGAAAAGGGCTGGATCGGCTCCGGCAATGCCGGCCGCAACACCACCATCGTGCGCTCCAACTACATGCTGCCCGGCAATACCGGCTTCTACGAGCTTTCGATGAAGCTGTGGGAGCGGATGGAGCAGGACCTCAACTACAACACGATGATGAGCCAGCGCGGCATCGTCAATCTCTACCACTCCGACGCGCAGCGCGACGCCTATGCGCGGCGCGGCAATGTCATGCGCATCAACGGCATCGATGCGGAACTGCTCGATCAGGCGCAGGTCCGCAAGATGATGCCGTTCCTGAATTTCGACAATGCGCGTTTCCCCATCCAGGGCGGACTGCTGCAGCGCCGCGCCGGCACGGCGCGCCATGACGCCGTGGTGTGGGGCTATGCCCATGCCGGCGACCGGCTCGGCGTTGACATCATCCAGAACTGCGAAGTGACAGGCTTTACCCGCGACCAGAACGGCAAGGTCACCGGCGTCGAAACCTCGCGCGGCGCGATCGGCGCCGGCAAGGTTGGCATGGCGGTGGCTGGCAATTCATCGCGCGTTGCGGCAATGGCCGGCATGCGCCTG
Protein-coding regions in this window:
- a CDS encoding SRPBCC family protein, with the translated sequence MREFGVVTAPNTVRLERVFPGPIDRLWAYLTEPEKRRVWLAAGPMADHVGGVVELRFRHSELSHEATPERFGENGKEFRNVGEVTACDPPHLLSFTWPSSGGDKSEVTFELSPQGDDVLMVLTHRRLADRPEMTSVASGWHTHLGILEDQLAGRKPRGFWSTYMELEKEYEKLLPM
- a CDS encoding XRE family transcriptional regulator; translated protein: MKVVEGDLHNTALKQNPHAVRDTRENVLEVAIGREVRAFRKKLGITVADLAAATNISLGMLSKIENGNTSPSLTTLQSLSRALGVPVTAFLRRFEEERNAVFVKAGEGVDVERRGTRAGHQYTLLGHVGSNTSGVVVEPYLITLSEDSDVFPTFQHDGMEFLYMLEGEVVYRHGDNLYRMMPGDSLFFDADAPHGPEELTKLPMRYLSIISYPQGSGGD
- a CDS encoding DUF3445 domain-containing protein; its protein translation is MGINFRKETFRDDFTFRNSPEHIRRFPFPFHEDAYMYAVNIEPHVPGPKGSVLEHGIDVDEHYVSEMHDRALVLAEDPLRCQSLPHMTLAGWDLLELLMTSKAESYPEHFTLTRDGDKWHWINRPLGIDDHFTFGDVSTLPYGPMEYITRQSQGDFCILDQRDSNLWMDAGIVTTQADWSLDFDIGMNFFEWHAPVPLAHEKGIFTRALKFLANIQQGAPARRLNWTMTINPRLDTSPENYHKWGTDRATVTPENVGQKVHLRVELQSFWRLPRSNALVFPIRCYLIKMDELVTSPKWARRFHRVLRDLPTELADYKGLSRYRPTVIEWLSKYDDGAPTSPGFGPD
- a CDS encoding PDR/VanB family oxidoreductase; the protein is MSAGTSKIDVTVTDVIPVNDLVKRFHFRRTDGAILPTFSGGAHVVVEMRDDDRTRLNPYSLMSSPLDTTDYTISVRRDDVGRGGSLFMHNRVKPGQRMVISNPVNLFSLDLRAKKHLMIAGGIGITPFMAQTSQLAGEGGNFELHYTCRTQALGTYADVLQARYGRRIHLYHDDRNEKLPLEKLLSSQPLGTHLYICGPAGMIDWVRRTAAEAGWPSETVHYEHFAAPQPGKPFDVKLAVSGKQIRVGEQQSLLEAIEAAGVDPPYLCRGGVCGQCETNVVSYDGKFLHNDHWLSEEEHRSGCKIMPCVSRFEGKSLVLER
- a CDS encoding dimethylamine monooxygenase subunit DmmA family protein, which encodes MTAKTILSRPVYGTLSPQQGKHHLFIADAEGAAAILDMTKTAPAGFFTNAHIMFVPGNTGAKYVEPLKQLQPAQFYEGPSIASALPRLRQTLATAHMGLRVYLSGTEGLIGQAMQVALEAGIDHTSIQTEQRGSLARRVQCVHCKGITENVTTQPATCSHCGLLLLVRDHYSRRIAAFQGVCINAEDPTENPPKEEIFR
- a CDS encoding aminomethyltransferase family protein gives rise to the protein MTASWRFSTLADRHRALGSKLEDWSGMGTAWTYDKDADEEYVAIRTKAGLMDVSGLKKVHVNGPHASHLLDLATTRDVEKVYPGKSVYACMLNEAGKFTDDCILYRMGPNSWMVVHGSGTGHEELQRAAMGRDVSLRFDDNLHDLSLQGPLAVDFLAKHVPGIRDLNYFHHMQTRLFGFPVMISRTGYTGERGYEIFCRGQDAGTIWDTILAEGKDMGIIPCRFTTLDMLRVESYLLFYPYDNSQKYPFENEGPGDTLWELGLDFTVSPGKTGFRGAEEHYRLKGKERFKIYGVLLEGKEPADEGAPIFKDGKQVGVVTCAMYSPLVKKSMGIARMPVDCAVAGTPLEIHNASGKIKATAQPLPFDDPKKLKRTAKG